The Miscanthus floridulus cultivar M001 chromosome 7, ASM1932011v1, whole genome shotgun sequence genome includes a region encoding these proteins:
- the LOC136464074 gene encoding uncharacterized protein, with protein sequence MAKQGAKKMKDENKKRLDLLLRIILVSNAIYIVVRMAIMHSSFTWKHWIGLVLTSAAYFLPYKQLASMAKPVYSDNGELLDGGFDLSTGGVCEYLYDVIYITVFVQLMSIISEKFWWTYLVIPAFAGYKIFGLLRGTFFSGGSEGEVEDEKTRKKREKMEKKASRGKMIKTRTR encoded by the exons ATGGCGAAGCAGGGGGCGAAGAAGATGAAGGACGAGAACAAGAAGCGCCTGGACTTACTCCTGCGCATCATCCTCGTATCCAAC GCTATTTACATAGTGGTGAGGATGGCTATAATGCATTCATCCTTCACCTGGAAGCATTGGATTGGCCTTGTGTTAACATCAGCCGCATATTTTCTTCCTTATAAGCAACTCGCCAGTATGGCAAAGCCAGTTTACTCTGATAACGGAGAACTACTGGATGGTGGCTTTGATTTGAGCACTGGTGGGGTTTGCGA GTATTTATATGATGTGATCTACATCACCGTCTTTGTGCAGCTGATGTCTATCATTTCTGAAAAATTTTGGTGGACATATTTAGTG ATTCCAGCTTTTGCTGGATACAAGATTTTTGGTTTGTTGAGAGGAACATTTTTCAGTGGCGGCTCAGAG GGTGAAGTTGAAGATGAGAAGACccgaaagaaaagggagaagatGGAGAAGAAGGCATCTAGGGGGAAGATGATCAAAACTAGGACTCGCTGA